Proteins encoded together in one Orbaceae bacterium lpD01 window:
- a CDS encoding DNA internalization-related competence protein ComEC/Rec2: protein MKINQDIAVLAFIVGSSLLLFLPTLITGYLFIGLSLVLFCLFMIQWLYHCHFWLLSFISFSLFGLLWSCFSAQQVLDNARPYADQTVTALAIIKTINIDAARSSQLSSAQPLNQSILLELIQINDRQLNKPIIVKAQWSDPSLVFYAGEVWSLNLRLKAIHSRLNQGGFDSQRWSLSRHLVLSATIQGQTHRISTMLSVRQQVVSFIVEKIAHYSRSGVMLGLLFGERGNMTKHELQQLLHTGIGHLMAISGMHIMLFASAVFYLCKSIQKCLPTRYISLRFPFWLSLIAACFYVWLSGTNPPAQRALTAFLLVLLCRFNGVSLGAWQLWLRVVAVLIFINPLALLSDSFWLSCFAVASLIFLYQWFPLSLRLSNKRLDYFLRLCHLQLGLLLLLLPIQITIFNGISLVSLVTNLIAIPLMSLIILPLLFLSMLLSLLGLDFLSQHIWWLANFTLEMLFLMADKIQGSWLNISHNYRYISLIGWIGIIFGNIRLWRYFSLTLCLVFLLMISPFFQSAGYRWRVDMLDVGHGLAIVIRQGRSAVLYDTGQRYQESSEAERQIIPFLQWHQLDLIQIILSHEHNDHAGGLAILQKTYPNTSLVSSSSRLSNHLDCRQGVTWQWLSLNFEILWPPNLAQYAVNEHSCVIKVSDGRFSILLTGDLEKAQEQVLAQKMVTTLSTTILQVPHHGSNTSSSYAFLSKVKPDLAINSVARYNPWHLPSPKTIGRYNDLAIPIYSTHQQGQVSFYFFADQWQVVSFRQRIKPRWYHDWFGSLHK, encoded by the coding sequence TTGAAAATCAATCAGGATATCGCAGTATTAGCATTTATTGTGGGTAGTAGCTTGCTACTTTTTTTACCTACACTGATTACTGGCTATCTATTTATCGGCTTAAGTCTTGTTTTGTTTTGCCTGTTTATGATTCAGTGGTTATATCATTGTCATTTTTGGCTACTCTCTTTTATCAGTTTTAGTTTGTTTGGTTTACTATGGTCATGTTTTTCTGCACAGCAGGTGCTTGATAATGCAAGGCCCTATGCTGATCAAACGGTGACCGCTTTAGCAATAATCAAAACGATCAATATTGATGCTGCTCGTTCCTCACAATTATCTTCAGCTCAGCCGTTAAACCAATCCATTTTACTTGAACTGATACAAATTAATGATCGTCAATTAAACAAACCAATTATTGTCAAAGCGCAGTGGTCTGATCCCTCGCTCGTCTTTTATGCCGGAGAAGTATGGTCTTTAAATTTACGATTAAAAGCAATCCATAGTCGGCTCAATCAAGGTGGCTTTGATTCCCAACGTTGGAGTTTAAGCCGCCATTTGGTTTTATCAGCAACTATTCAAGGTCAGACACATCGCATCTCAACAATGCTTTCGGTTAGGCAACAGGTTGTCTCGTTTATAGTCGAGAAGATCGCTCATTACTCTCGCTCAGGTGTAATGCTAGGACTCCTGTTTGGTGAACGCGGTAATATGACTAAACACGAGCTACAACAGCTACTTCACACCGGCATAGGCCATCTGATGGCGATCTCTGGTATGCATATTATGTTATTCGCCTCTGCTGTTTTTTATCTTTGTAAATCTATTCAAAAATGCTTACCAACGCGCTATATCTCGCTACGTTTTCCATTTTGGCTTAGTCTTATTGCTGCTTGTTTTTATGTTTGGTTATCTGGTACTAATCCACCCGCCCAGCGCGCTTTGACCGCTTTTCTATTAGTTTTACTCTGTCGTTTTAATGGGGTTAGCCTTGGTGCCTGGCAATTATGGTTACGTGTTGTCGCTGTACTGATTTTTATTAATCCCTTAGCACTTTTATCGGATAGTTTTTGGTTATCTTGTTTTGCGGTCGCGAGTTTAATTTTTCTTTATCAGTGGTTTCCGTTATCTCTCCGATTATCCAATAAGAGGTTAGATTATTTTTTACGATTATGTCATTTGCAATTGGGATTATTACTGCTTCTGCTCCCCATACAAATCACCATTTTTAATGGTATCAGTCTCGTCAGTTTAGTGACTAATTTGATCGCAATTCCTTTGATGAGCCTGATCATTCTACCACTGCTATTTTTATCTATGCTGCTGTCATTATTGGGTTTGGACTTTTTATCACAACACATTTGGTGGTTAGCCAATTTTACGCTTGAGATGCTATTTTTGATGGCTGATAAGATTCAAGGGAGTTGGCTAAATATTTCTCACAATTATCGCTATATCAGCCTGATTGGTTGGATAGGTATTATTTTTGGCAATATTCGTTTATGGCGTTATTTTAGTCTCACATTATGTTTAGTTTTTTTATTAATGATATCTCCATTTTTTCAATCAGCAGGTTATCGATGGCGCGTTGATATGCTTGACGTTGGGCATGGACTGGCGATTGTGATTCGTCAAGGCCGTTCCGCCGTACTCTATGATACTGGACAACGATATCAAGAGAGTAGTGAGGCTGAAAGACAAATTATTCCTTTTTTGCAATGGCATCAACTTGATCTGATACAAATTATATTGAGCCATGAGCATAATGATCACGCGGGCGGTCTTGCTATTTTACAGAAAACTTATCCGAATACCTCTCTGGTGAGTTCCTCATCCCGGCTCTCTAATCATCTTGATTGTCGACAAGGGGTAACCTGGCAGTGGCTGTCACTTAATTTCGAGATTTTATGGCCGCCTAACTTAGCGCAGTATGCAGTAAATGAGCACTCTTGTGTGATTAAAGTGAGTGATGGTCGCTTCAGTATTTTATTAACTGGTGATTTGGAAAAGGCCCAAGAACAAGTATTAGCGCAAAAAATGGTAACAACATTATCGACGACTATTTTACAAGTGCCACATCATGGCAGTAATACGTCATCCAGTTATGCTTTTTTATCTAAAGTAAAACCCGATTTAGCCATAAATTCCGTTGCGCGGTATAATCCATGGCATCTACCTTCGCCTAAGACGATAGGGCGTTATAATGATTTAGCTATCCCCATCTATTCAACCCATCAACAAGGTCAAGTTAGCTTCTATTTTTTTGCTGACCAATGGCAAGTCGTCAGCTTCCGTCAGCGAATAAAACCCCGTTGGTATCATGATTGGTTTGGTAGTTTACATAAATAA
- a CDS encoding integration host factor subunit beta, with protein MNRSDLTEKLANWRTHLPVQVVDEAVRDIIEQMASAMERNDRVEIRGFGSFALNYRAPRKARNPRTGGQVAVKQKYIPHFKPGKELRERVDSAES; from the coding sequence ATGAATAGATCTGATTTAACGGAGAAACTCGCTAATTGGCGTACGCATCTTCCTGTTCAGGTTGTTGATGAAGCTGTTCGTGATATTATTGAACAAATGGCATCAGCAATGGAAAGAAATGATCGCGTTGAAATTCGTGGCTTTGGCAGTTTTGCGTTAAATTATCGTGCACCTCGCAAGGCGCGTAATCCTCGAACTGGTGGGCAAGTGGCAGTGAAGCAAAAATATATTCCACACTTTAAACCAGGTAAAGAGTTACGTGAACGTGTCGATAGCGCGGAAAGTTAA
- the rpsA gene encoding 30S ribosomal protein S1: MTESFAQLFEESLNQLETRSGGMIRGTVVAIDKDVVLVDAGLKSESAIPVEQFKNAQGELEVKVGDEVDVVLDSIEDGFGETILSREKAKRHEAWITLEKAAEESATVMGIINGKVKGGFTVELNGVRAFLPGSLVDVRPLRDTSHIEGREIELKVIKLDQKRNNVVVSRRAVIESENSAEREQLLETLQEGAEVKGVIKNLTDYGAFVDLGGVDGLLHITDMAWKRVKHPSEVVEVGQEILVKVLKFDRDRSRVSLGLKQLGEDPWISIAKRYPEGTKATGKVTNLTDYGCFVEIETGVEGLVHVSEMDWTNKNIHPSKVVSLGDVVDVVVLEIDEERRRISLGLKQCKPNPWLQFAETHNKGDRVEGKIKSITDFGIFIGLEGGIDGLVHLSDISWNQPGEETVKQYKKGDDIAAVVLQVDAERERISLGVKQLEEDPFNNFSTVHKKGSIVKGTVTAVDAKGATIELSDGIEGYLKAQDISRERIEDASQVMKVGDEVEAKVINIDRKTRAVSLSIRAKDEADEKEAIAVVNNAPKQDEASFTNAMAEAFKAASKTE, from the coding sequence ATGACTGAATCTTTTGCTCAACTCTTTGAAGAGTCTTTAAACCAACTTGAAACTCGCTCTGGTGGAATGATCCGTGGTACTGTTGTTGCCATCGATAAAGATGTAGTTTTAGTTGACGCTGGTCTTAAATCTGAATCAGCAATTCCTGTAGAACAATTTAAAAATGCCCAAGGCGAATTAGAAGTTAAAGTTGGCGATGAAGTTGATGTCGTACTTGACTCTATCGAAGATGGTTTTGGCGAGACTATTCTTTCTCGTGAAAAAGCTAAACGTCATGAAGCATGGATTACATTAGAAAAAGCAGCTGAAGAATCTGCAACCGTAATGGGTATTATCAATGGTAAAGTTAAAGGTGGCTTTACGGTTGAATTAAACGGCGTCCGTGCCTTCCTTCCAGGTTCATTAGTGGATGTTCGTCCTTTACGTGACACTTCACATATTGAAGGCCGAGAAATCGAATTAAAAGTCATTAAATTAGACCAAAAACGTAATAACGTTGTGGTATCTCGTCGTGCTGTTATCGAATCTGAAAATAGTGCAGAAAGAGAACAACTTCTTGAAACTTTACAAGAAGGTGCTGAAGTTAAAGGTGTTATCAAAAATCTTACTGACTACGGTGCATTCGTTGATCTTGGCGGTGTTGATGGTCTTCTTCATATCACTGATATGGCGTGGAAACGTGTTAAACATCCAAGCGAAGTGGTTGAAGTTGGTCAAGAAATTTTAGTCAAAGTCCTTAAATTTGATCGTGATCGTTCACGTGTTTCACTAGGTCTAAAACAACTTGGCGAAGATCCATGGATTTCAATTGCTAAACGTTACCCAGAAGGTACCAAAGCAACAGGTAAAGTGACTAACTTAACTGATTATGGCTGTTTCGTTGAGATTGAGACCGGTGTTGAAGGTTTAGTTCACGTTTCAGAAATGGACTGGACAAATAAAAACATTCATCCATCTAAAGTGGTTAGTCTTGGTGATGTTGTTGATGTGGTTGTGCTTGAAATCGACGAAGAACGTCGTCGTATCTCTTTAGGCTTAAAACAATGTAAACCAAATCCATGGTTACAATTTGCTGAAACCCATAATAAAGGCGATCGTGTTGAAGGTAAAATTAAGTCAATCACTGACTTTGGTATCTTTATCGGCCTTGAAGGTGGCATTGATGGTTTAGTTCACTTATCTGATATCTCTTGGAATCAACCAGGTGAAGAAACTGTTAAACAGTACAAAAAAGGTGATGATATTGCCGCTGTTGTATTACAAGTTGATGCAGAGCGTGAACGTATCTCTTTAGGTGTTAAACAGTTAGAAGAAGATCCATTTAACAACTTCTCAACTGTACACAAGAAAGGTTCAATTGTTAAAGGTACTGTGACTGCTGTTGATGCAAAAGGTGCAACAATCGAACTTTCTGATGGCATCGAAGGTTATTTGAAAGCACAGGATATTTCTCGTGAACGTATCGAAGATGCATCACAAGTGATGAAAGTGGGTGATGAAGTTGAAGCGAAAGTGATCAATATTGATCGTAAGACTCGCGCAGTTTCACTTTCTATCCGTGCTAAAGACGAAGCGGACGAAAAAGAAGCAATCGCTGTTGTAAACAATGCGCCAAAACAAGATGAAGCGTCATTTACCAACGCAATGGCAGAAGCCTTCAAAGCAGCATCTAAAACTGAGTAG
- the cmk gene encoding (d)CMP kinase encodes MIQKSVPVIAIDGPSGVGKGTLCQALAQHLGWHLLDSGAIYRVLGLYVSEKQIAFDDEETIAGCALQLPLSFETTANGVAVLLDGQNVSQMIRTQEVAMFASKIAILSKVRQALLQRQRDFQQAPGLIADGRDMGSVIFPDAPVKIFLDASAQARAERRMKQLQEKAVCVKFGEILQEIIERDDRDRNRAVAPLKPAVDALVIDSTSLNIDEVFEKALSYIQQQLS; translated from the coding sequence ATGATACAAAAATCAGTTCCTGTGATTGCGATTGATGGGCCTAGTGGTGTTGGTAAAGGAACGCTTTGTCAGGCATTAGCCCAACATTTAGGCTGGCATTTACTTGATTCAGGTGCGATCTATCGGGTATTAGGCCTATACGTGTCAGAAAAACAGATTGCTTTTGATGATGAAGAGACTATTGCCGGTTGCGCGTTACAGCTGCCTTTATCATTTGAAACCACCGCTAATGGCGTAGCGGTTTTACTTGATGGTCAAAACGTGAGCCAAATGATCCGAACACAAGAAGTCGCCATGTTTGCCTCAAAAATTGCTATTTTGTCGAAGGTCAGACAAGCCTTGCTACAACGTCAGCGTGATTTCCAACAAGCCCCAGGTTTAATCGCCGATGGCAGAGACATGGGCTCCGTGATATTTCCTGATGCACCAGTGAAAATCTTCTTAGATGCCAGTGCACAAGCTCGCGCGGAAAGACGCATGAAACAGTTGCAAGAAAAGGCAGTTTGTGTTAAATTTGGTGAGATTTTGCAGGAGATAATTGAGCGTGATGACCGCGATAGAAATCGGGCTGTAGCGCCGTTAAAACCTGCAGTTGATGCGCTAGTGATTGATTCAACAAGCCTCAACATTGATGAGGTTTTTGAAAAAGCACTGAGTTATATTCAGCAGCAATTAAGTTAG
- the aroA gene encoding 3-phosphoshikimate 1-carboxyvinyltransferase, protein MSKMASLTLQPVGLFSGTINLPGSKSVSNRALLLAAQANGRTRLTNLLDSDDVRYMLHALKALGVQYQLSDDRTICDIQGLGRALSSDTPLELYLGNAGTAMRPLSATLCLADNNLVLTGEPRMKERPIGHLVEALRQGGAKIDYLENIGYPPLHLHGGFIGGQIEVDGTVSSQFLTALLMAAPLAQQDTEIRIKGDLVSKPYIDITIKMMDRFGVKVDNHDYHTFMIKGKQQYQSPGQYLVEGDASSASYFLAAAAIKGGTVRVTGIGKHSLQGDTQFADVLAKMGAKITWADDYIECTRGELNGIDMDMNHIPDAAMTIATTALFAKGPTTIRNIYNWRVKETDRLHAMTTELRKVGATVEEGHDYITITPPQHLQHAEIETYNDHRIAMCFSLVALSDQTPVTILDPNCTAKTFPTYFTQFNKMSMAT, encoded by the coding sequence ATGTCAAAAATGGCGTCTTTAACGTTACAACCGGTTGGATTATTCTCTGGTACCATTAATTTGCCAGGTTCTAAAAGTGTCTCAAATCGGGCTCTGTTACTTGCAGCTCAGGCTAATGGCCGCACCCGTTTAACTAATTTACTCGATAGTGATGATGTTCGTTATATGCTGCATGCGCTTAAAGCTCTGGGCGTTCAATATCAGCTATCTGACGATAGAACAATTTGTGATATTCAAGGGCTTGGTCGCGCGTTGTCGAGTGATACACCTTTGGAGCTCTATTTAGGTAATGCAGGAACAGCCATGCGTCCATTATCGGCGACGCTGTGTTTGGCTGATAATAATCTGGTGCTCACGGGTGAGCCACGGATGAAAGAGCGGCCAATTGGTCATCTGGTTGAGGCTTTACGGCAAGGCGGGGCGAAGATTGATTACCTTGAAAATATAGGATATCCGCCATTACATTTACACGGTGGATTTATCGGTGGCCAGATTGAAGTAGATGGCACGGTGTCCAGTCAATTTTTAACCGCGTTATTAATGGCTGCTCCACTGGCTCAGCAAGATACTGAAATCCGTATTAAAGGTGACCTTGTCTCTAAACCTTATATTGATATCACCATCAAAATGATGGACAGGTTTGGCGTAAAAGTGGACAACCATGATTATCATACTTTTATGATTAAAGGCAAACAACAGTACCAATCACCAGGCCAATATTTGGTTGAAGGTGATGCGTCATCGGCCTCTTATTTTTTAGCAGCGGCCGCGATTAAGGGCGGAACTGTTCGCGTAACGGGAATTGGTAAACATAGTTTACAAGGCGATACTCAGTTTGCTGATGTGCTGGCCAAAATGGGAGCCAAGATCACTTGGGCGGATGATTATATTGAGTGTACACGTGGCGAACTCAACGGAATTGATATGGATATGAATCATATTCCCGATGCGGCAATGACTATTGCAACAACCGCACTATTCGCAAAGGGGCCGACCACGATTCGTAATATTTATAACTGGCGCGTTAAAGAGACCGATCGCTTGCATGCGATGACGACTGAACTTCGTAAGGTTGGCGCGACAGTGGAAGAGGGGCATGATTATATTACCATTACGCCACCACAACATTTACAGCATGCTGAAATTGAAACCTATAATGACCATCGGATAGCGATGTGTTTTTCACTGGTGGCATTATCTGATCAAACCCCAGTCACTATTTTAGATCCTAATTGCACAGCAAAAACATTTCCGACCTATTTTACTCAATTTAATAAAATGAGTATGGCAACATGA
- a CDS encoding sugar O-acetyltransferase: MSEKEKMLSGQLYDANYDEQLIAERNQCKDLCFEFNQIKPSDIKAQQKVIRALFGQIKSTFTITAPFWCDYGYNIEIGDNFYTNHHCTILDAAKVTFGNNVFIAPNCGFYTSGHPVDAEKRNQGLEYAYPITVGDNVWIGAGVSVLPGVTIGCNSIIGAGSIVNRDIPANVVAAGNPCREVRSIADVDSCAKDK, translated from the coding sequence ATGTCTGAAAAAGAGAAAATGTTATCAGGGCAATTATATGATGCCAACTACGATGAACAGTTGATTGCCGAAAGAAATCAGTGTAAGGATTTATGCTTTGAATTTAATCAGATCAAACCATCAGACATCAAAGCGCAACAAAAAGTAATAAGAGCACTGTTTGGTCAGATAAAAAGTACATTTACTATCACTGCGCCATTTTGGTGTGATTATGGATATAATATTGAAATTGGTGATAATTTTTATACCAATCATCACTGTACTATTTTAGATGCGGCTAAAGTCACATTTGGCAACAATGTGTTTATTGCGCCCAACTGCGGTTTTTATACTTCAGGTCATCCCGTTGATGCTGAAAAACGAAACCAAGGACTGGAATATGCCTATCCAATAACCGTGGGGGATAATGTTTGGATTGGTGCGGGTGTGTCAGTTTTGCCTGGTGTTACTATTGGCTGTAATAGTATTATTGGTGCAGGTAGTATCGTCAATCGTGATATTCCGGCGAATGTCGTGGCAGCGGGGAATCCTTGTCGCGAGGTGAGAAGTATTGCCGATGTTGATAGTTGTGCTAAAGATAAGTAA
- a CDS encoding helix-turn-helix domain-containing protein produces MNPSSIDYLVIGQRLRAYRIAASLRAEDVAENLKISRAAVYRLEKGEIVKIETLDRLAALLGTSLTSLLGVDVEYYSSGDGFFERMRQLEEQSSDIYSHFDPFSFLLTSPDYLTHLRSMLYESANHSTKEIEKIESALAILQERKSHLTAHFPKVINLVGLQQIERFLHLGLVGSLNIPPSTKMQRTLLARKEVEHLIHLIEDQRSSLQLAITPEVVPSSTFQIFYQHDKPLSLGLSPFRLGEFPNVTTGIASITSSQEAITRYRHLFDRLWQTSVKAGQAIDLLRKTLERY; encoded by the coding sequence ATGAATCCATCATCTATTGACTACCTTGTTATCGGTCAGCGCTTACGAGCTTATCGTATTGCCGCATCATTACGCGCTGAAGATGTCGCAGAAAATTTGAAAATCTCTCGGGCTGCGGTCTATCGGCTTGAAAAGGGTGAGATAGTTAAGATAGAAACGCTTGATCGCTTAGCTGCTTTACTCGGTACATCACTCACCAGCTTATTGGGCGTGGATGTTGAATACTACTCATCTGGTGATGGATTTTTTGAGAGAATGCGGCAACTTGAAGAACAATCTTCCGATATATACTCTCATTTTGATCCTTTCTCATTTTTATTGACGTCACCCGACTATCTTACCCATTTACGCAGTATGTTGTATGAGTCTGCTAATCATAGCACCAAAGAGATTGAAAAAATTGAAAGCGCTTTAGCTATTTTGCAAGAACGTAAATCACATTTAACCGCACATTTTCCCAAAGTCATCAATCTGGTGGGTCTACAGCAAATTGAACGCTTTCTACATTTAGGTTTAGTCGGAAGCTTAAATATTCCGCCGAGCACGAAAATGCAAAGGACATTGTTAGCCAGAAAAGAGGTGGAACACCTGATCCATTTAATTGAAGATCAGCGAAGTTCATTACAGTTAGCGATTACACCGGAAGTTGTGCCTTCTTCGACATTTCAAATTTTCTATCAGCATGACAAACCCTTATCACTTGGACTGAGTCCATTTAGATTGGGTGAGTTTCCTAATGTGACAACAGGTATTGCCTCAATTACCTCATCGCAAGAAGCCATTACACGCTATCGACATCTATTTGATCGTTTGTGGCAAACTAGCGTTAAAGCGGGGCAGGCGATTGATCTATTAAGAAAAACATTAGAACGTTATTAA
- a CDS encoding ester cyclase, translating to MNKTFEQFKSERTIVENNLDNSDFNIYSLQKWDEMKKSHAPDIIVHYPDGSFTKGLAAHIEKSKKIFQFAPDTRNLIYHVRIGQGKYTAVTGVWRGTFTQPMVLADGTVIQPNGKI from the coding sequence ATCAATAAAACCTTTGAGCAATTTAAATCAGAAAGAACGATTGTTGAGAATAATTTAGATAATTCAGACTTTAATATTTATAGTCTTCAAAAATGGGATGAGATGAAGAAAAGCCACGCTCCTGATATCATTGTTCATTATCCTGACGGCTCATTCACTAAAGGTTTGGCTGCCCATATTGAAAAATCGAAAAAAATATTTCAGTTTGCGCCGGATACCAGAAATCTAATTTACCATGTACGTATAGGCCAAGGTAAATATACCGCAGTAACCGGTGTTTGGCGTGGTACATTTACTCAGCCGATGGTGTTAGCAGATGGTACGGTTATTCAACCAAACGGTAAAATTTAG
- the dnaQ gene encoding DNA polymerase III subunit epsilon has product MTQSTQITPQRQIVLDTETTGMNQDGGLHYLGHKIIEIGAVEVVNRRLTGNHFHVYINPQRLVDPEAFAIHGISDEFLQDKPLFSDIAEDFIRFIDGAELVIHNASFDVGFMDYEFNLMGRAYKTAEHCQVTDTLAMARRLFPGKRNNLDILCERYHIDNSHRTLHGALLDAEILAEVYLAMTGGQTSLSFSSEEHQQNQQTFVSAVQKLARSHLNLRVLKANDEECLAHESTLDKIDKKSGGAIWRKTV; this is encoded by the coding sequence ATGACCCAAAGTACTCAGATTACGCCGCAAAGGCAAATCGTTCTCGATACTGAAACCACTGGTATGAATCAGGATGGTGGCTTACACTATTTAGGACATAAAATTATTGAAATTGGTGCAGTTGAAGTGGTTAACCGACGCTTAACCGGTAACCACTTTCATGTCTATATCAATCCTCAACGGTTAGTCGATCCAGAAGCCTTTGCTATTCACGGCATCAGTGATGAATTTTTGCAAGATAAGCCGCTATTTAGTGATATTGCCGAAGATTTTATTCGCTTTATTGATGGCGCTGAACTCGTCATTCATAATGCTTCGTTTGACGTCGGTTTTATGGATTACGAATTTAATTTGATGGGACGAGCCTATAAAACCGCTGAACATTGCCAAGTGACCGATACACTTGCGATGGCTCGTCGTTTATTTCCAGGTAAACGTAATAATTTAGATATACTGTGTGAGCGCTATCATATTGATAACTCGCATCGAACTCTTCATGGCGCTTTACTCGATGCGGAAATTCTTGCAGAAGTTTATTTGGCGATGACGGGTGGGCAGACATCTTTATCGTTCAGCAGTGAAGAGCATCAGCAAAATCAGCAAACGTTTGTTTCTGCCGTGCAGAAATTAGCCAGAAGCCACTTAAATCTACGAGTACTGAAAGCAAATGATGAGGAGTGCCTTGCACACGAATCAACATTGGACAAAATTGACAAGAAAAGTGGTGGTGCAATATGGCGCAAAACGGTATAA
- the rnhA gene encoding ribonuclease HI translates to MLLKNIEIFTDGSCLGNPGPGGYAAILRYKEKELELTCGYYLTTNNRMELMAAIVALEKLKERCNCQVYTDSQYVRNGIMQWIFNWKKNGWRTSNKKPVKNVDLWQRLDNALLKHQVEWLWVKGHAGHPENERCDVIAKASASHPTEHDHGFKPDGE, encoded by the coding sequence ATGCTGTTAAAGAATATAGAAATATTTACCGATGGATCCTGTCTCGGCAATCCGGGTCCAGGTGGATATGCGGCTATTCTACGCTATAAAGAGAAAGAACTTGAATTAACCTGCGGTTATTATTTAACCACAAATAACAGAATGGAATTAATGGCGGCAATTGTTGCACTAGAAAAGCTCAAAGAGCGCTGTAATTGTCAAGTTTACACCGATAGCCAATACGTACGTAATGGCATTATGCAGTGGATTTTTAACTGGAAGAAGAATGGTTGGCGTACCAGCAATAAAAAACCGGTCAAAAATGTCGATTTATGGCAGCGTCTTGATAATGCATTACTTAAGCATCAGGTGGAATGGTTATGGGTGAAAGGCCACGCAGGACATCCAGAAAACGAACGATGTGATGTCATCGCCAAGGCCTCAGCTAGCCATCCAACTGAGCACGATCATGGATTCAAACCCGATGGAGAGTAA
- the gloB gene encoding hydroxyacylglutathione hydrolase, producing MVHLSAIPALNDNYIWILSDSNNKTVIIDPSEATPVILFLRENQYQPVAILLTHHHADHIGGVTDLLTAFPSIRIYGPKEVCQKLIGLPIQLITPDQIITELGLAFHIIATPGHTLGHVSYYSKPYLFCGDVLFSGGCGRIFEGTPKQMFNTLNHLADLDNKTLICCAHEYTLSNLKFAHQILPNDGPIMTRLAEVELLRKNQQMSLPTTLALEKKTNIFLRCHEQVLQRQFSVEDAQSLFMVLRALKDNF from the coding sequence ATGGTGCATTTATCCGCTATCCCAGCACTTAACGATAACTATATTTGGATACTCAGTGATAGCAATAATAAAACTGTTATTATTGATCCCAGTGAAGCCACACCAGTTATTCTGTTTTTAAGAGAGAATCAATATCAACCAGTTGCTATTTTACTAACCCATCATCACGCTGATCATATTGGTGGTGTTACCGATTTACTGACGGCTTTTCCTTCAATTCGCATTTATGGACCCAAAGAAGTTTGTCAAAAATTAATTGGTTTACCCATCCAGCTTATTACGCCTGATCAAATCATCACGGAATTAGGCTTAGCGTTTCATATCATCGCCACACCGGGTCATACCCTTGGTCATGTTAGCTATTACAGCAAACCTTATCTATTTTGTGGTGATGTTTTATTCTCAGGTGGATGTGGCCGAATATTTGAGGGAACGCCCAAGCAAATGTTTAATACACTGAATCATTTAGCTGATTTAGACAATAAAACGTTGATATGTTGTGCGCATGAATATACACTTAGCAACCTAAAATTTGCGCATCAAATTTTACCCAATGATGGCCCCATCATGACGCGGTTGGCTGAAGTGGAACTATTACGCAAAAATCAGCAAATGTCCTTACCAACAACGTTAGCTTTAGAGAAAAAAACGAATATTTTTCTTCGTTGTCACGAGCAAGTACTACAACGTCAGTTTTCAGTAGAAGATGCCCAATCATTGTTTATGGTATTAAGAGCGCTTAAAGATAACTTTTGA